The genomic segment AATACATTTAAACTCCTCCACTAAGCTACCAAGTACTCTGTAAACAGAAATCACTAACTTAGGAAGCTCTCCTATTCTAATCAAGAGTGCAGCCTGAACTTCTTGGCACAGTTGTCACTTGGGAGGGCAGAAAGTGATGACATAACGGGAGGCCCTGCATTTGTTGAGGCTGGAAGAGTCATCAAAAGCATAGCTATAGGCTTTCGGGCAAATGGCCTTAAAGAGATTGGCAAAGAGTGTTGGTTTGCAGGTTTTGGGGTTTCCATATTCCCCCGTGCAACAATACTTGGCCGACTGCATAGCTAAGCAAGCACTCTTGCACCCTATCACCTTCTCGCCTACCCTAACTTCCAATGCTGATGGACAACATATGTTGAGATCAACTTCACATTCTGCTATGCCACAGCCAATTCCACCTCCGACTGGCTTCATCGAGACAGGCAAGTTGAATCCATCAACTAAACTCACGTCATAAAAATGTAAGGGGGAGGTGGATGTCCCCAGTGTCATTTCCACCACAGTTGCTGGTGGTGCACCACCCATTCCCTCACAGTGTAGTTGACCTGAACAGTCTCCGGTGCCACACGACCCTTTTCCTTTGTCATCAAAATGGC from the Coffea eugenioides isolate CCC68of unplaced genomic scaffold, Ceug_1.0 ScVebR1_150;HRSCAF=607, whole genome shotgun sequence genome contains:
- the LOC113755475 gene encoding thaumatin-like protein, encoding MLISSHLLLILLCVYAFLTRSNGIQLILVNNCPENIWPGILGGAGHVTPKAGGFHLSCGEEVIIGVPEMWSGRIWGRQDCHFDDKGKGSCGTGDCSGQLHCEGMGGAPPATVVEMTLGTSTSPLHFYDVSLVDGFNLPVSMKPVGGGIGCGIAECEVDLNICCPSALEVRVGEKVIGCKSACLAMQSAKYCCTGEYGNPKTCKPTLFANLFKAICPKAYSYAFDDSSSLNKCRASRYVITFCPPK